aatttgtgcaaaaggcagtgattttgtttgtactggaatccgttatttgagttgTTATATTTGACAAGTGTGGAGAGTTCAGTGCAATCCCATATAATATCTTCTTTAGACTTGTGGTTGCACAGTGTAGTCCCATGCAAGATGCTGTATTGGCACAATAAAAATGAAGTGTAGATTCCCTAATTATAAATCCAGGGAAGAGGGCACTGTATATTTTCACTGCAATTGATGTGCAAAAGTGTAAcgttttttctttccttcctcccttttattttttttacaccagagGAGGTCTCTCTTTCCTTTCTTTGACTCTGCCTACCAAGGATTTGCCTCTGGCAGCCTAGACAAGGATGCATGGGCTGTGCGCTTCTTTGTGTCTCAGGGTTTCGAGCTGTTCTGTGCTCAGTCATTTTCCAAGAACTTTGGCTTGTACAGTAAGTGGAACACTTTAATTTAAAGTATTGCTGCTTTGCTATTCGTTAAAAGAAGACCCCCCacccgtaatttttttttatatgataaaaGAAAATATCCTTCAAGGTGTCATGCATGCACTTCATTATGAAGCcgaagtcgaatttcgaattcatgcgagtttttaatAATTCCCTTAAATTCtcattaattcgaaattcaaccaaattcaaattgaaatttatttaaaaaactcgatttgagttcggaatgtcgggaaggctgcaaacaactccaaattgatccctggatgtctcccatttaCTTAAACAGCGATTCAGAAGGTCTTGGGCGGAGAATAAGAAATCAAATTTAATTGAAGGACTGGAGTATGATACATTGAATAACTCCCTATCTGAACTTGACCGTTTTCACCATAAGAagatttgaaaattttcaattggaccctagataaatcagcccctatttGTTAGGGAGGATCAGTTTATAGATCATTTGAAGTAATGCAACCTATGTGATATGTTTATTTCTCCTGTTTAtaacacatttacttttttttttttccttcattagATGAGAGAGTAGGAAACCTAACTGTCGTAGGTAAAGACGGTGATAATGTTGCACATGTCCTCTCTCAGATGGAGAAAATTGTTAGTACAACCTGGTCCAATCCCCCATCTCAAGGAGCTTGTATTGTTGCAACCACTCTTAACACTCCTGAGCTATTTGATGAATGGTAAGATTATGGGCTTATACTAAACACTTGTACTTCAGTGctattacttctttttttttctgctgtaccTACAGCAAATGCTGCCACTTCTGCTTTGCATTATAACCTAGAGCTTTTTCCATTGTAACCAGGTCTTGTTATAACTCAATACTTGTACTTCTGTGCTTGCCTGAGCAACAATCTCCTGACTCTCAAATCCAGGTGATTGCCATTGAAATCAGGAGGGAATGATCCCAAGCATTTTACTCCAACTGAGCTAGTGATCACTCATGGCAACAGTATTCCCAGAATAGGACCAAGGCTCGCTGtctttaaaaggaaactattgtcaaaatgaaaagtttatataagcttcagtgtactgaaataagaaacattacattcaattaaaaattctgtaccgtttcagaaataatcaagtttatcttcactaatcttctctctgcatctttttctcctcattctgtcttcattcaggagttgggcgtcagatgaatgatccaatatatcttataggggggctccttttgcctagaagatgtattagagctcactctattaaaatcaccagacatcatgtttctctacatgcagaatttgtgcaaaaggcagttattttgtactggaatccgttatttgaatgagctttaatacatctgctaggaaaggagcccccatataagataaattggatcattcatctgacacccaattgctgcatgaagacagaatgaagagaaacagattctgagagagggatagtgacgaGAAACCTTATTATttgagaaacaatgcagaatatttgattgtatttagaaagtttcttcagtatgatgtagcttatattaaattttcattttcacgatagttcacctttaaacaaaaatataataccAGCTGTGATGTCATTTATTGGGGGCGGTGACATAAGGGATAAGGCCATAAGAGGTGGGTATATGGCAGGTAGTGGAAGGAGTCTAAAAGATAGTAGATAAGCTGGCTGTGATAGGAACAGGGATTCTGGAAGATTTGGGGTGTAACTGAGCAGGCTAAGGagaggatattacaaatttacattgTAGATTGCAGGTAAATGTGTAATATTGGTGCAAGTCTTGGCTGGTGAAAATACTGGCTGAGTGGCAACCAAGCGATTGACAAATATGATACAGTTCACTGATGATTTAGTCTTGCTCTAAATAGCCAGTCTCTGATATCTTTATATGAAAAAAGCTAGTGAATATGGGCCCTGCAGCCTTATTTCAATGCACAAATCTTATGCCCAAttatatgatatactgtacagtataaggGTGTTAGCAGTACGCTCAGAGCTCTGTAACCTGTATTAAAACTCTCAGGCCTCGTGCATTTACATTGGtttgcattatcccttatatattatgtgtgtgttcaTATTCATGTCCTCTTAATGATCCAGTGCTGTAAGGTAAAACCATTTCTTTCTATTGTGCATATTAAGGAGAGATAATGTTAAGACCATGGCAGAGAGAGTCCTGTTGATGAGAGCAGAACTGAAATCACGACTGGAGGCGCTTAAAACTCCCGGGACATGGAACCATATTGTCAACCAGATAGGAATGTTCAGCTACACAGGACTTAACCGTAAGTGAACATACACAAGAGTCGTAACAATACTGTTGcatttatattgctttatatttgcacttggttttccaACATTCTGTATCTGTTTCCACAGCTAAGCAAGTGGAGTATCTTATAAAAGAGAAGCACATTTACTTGATGGCCAGTGGACGTATAAATATGTGTGGGCTGACAACAAAGAACCTTGACTACGTGGCCCAGTCTATTTATGAAGCATCAACCAAAATCCAGTAAAGGAAGTCCAAACTTTCAGTAGATGAAATCGCAACGTAATTATGTGTAGTAGTATGTGTCCCCACGTCCCCATTGTTAACATGGCTTTAACAGGAACAAATGAAGCTGCTGGGAGATGTGTTACAAATGCAAAGCATGTGGGACTCCATGCTAGATATTGTCATTCTTTGGGCTTTTACCTTGTTTTGCACTCAAGTTGTTTAAATTTCTCCTAATGAATGCCTTGACCTCCTAAATCTAAGGGATTTTTTGGTTCTATATCATCATGTAACCCAGTAATTATATAGCAAATTAGTTAAAACCTTAATCTTTAGggacaaaaatgtatgtttattttgtgtCTGTAAAACCCCACATCAAGCTTTAATGACGGGCAATATATCCCAACTAAAGTCTATTTGCTTGCAAGTAATAACTAGACAAAGAGCCCAATTTGCTTATACTGGAATAATACCACTTGCAAATATCcagatactgtataaataaatcaacATGTGTGAGCCCATTCTCAGCTTCTCAGATTATGCAAAAATGTGCAATACAGATCTTGCAACTAAGGTCTCCAATTCTATTCAATATTGATAGAAAGAATGAGTGTAATGGAAAACCCAAACCTGTTGTCTTAAATTGAAAATGCTAAAGCAGTTAATGTAATAAACACATTCTGTTGAGTGccgttgtatgtgtgtgttattttGCATTGGAGCTACACTTTGCTTTGGCTTATGTTTTATACCGGGGGTGCCCctgggatcgggatctatcagtagaTCTTTATTTGgggatctcaagacactgtcaacaaacagcttgtctacatcaccctcctgtttcatagGGCCCAGAATTGCAAATGAAGAAACACAGGGTTTAATGGATTTGCATATACAAGATCAGATGTGATTATGTAAGAGCAAACGGTTCTACCCAttttacaatgtattgttttctcttttatcATGTACTTACTAGAGTAGAATTATTAGAGTTTTACTTTATTGTGCATGTACTTGGCCCAGGGCAGCTACAAGAGAACGAGGACAGAAGCCAAGATGGTGGCACAGAGTTTACTTGAATAGTAGAGCAGGACAGTGTTTttcagtgaagaggagattaTAATCACTTCTAGGTAtgtaacaaattggcacccctaGTGATTAAGTCCCAGACATTCCCTCACACTGGCTAATAAGTCACCAACTGGAAGGGCAGCGTTGGCAGTGTGAGTTTGGCCAGATAAACACTGAGCATGAAAAGGTTGTGTGTGTCAATGAATGAGTGTTTGCACTGGAGTGAAGATATGTGGCCATGAGTATGAATAAGTGAGAATGACTGTGAATGTAAAAGAGGTTTGTTGTCAATGTATCTAGAGTTTAAATGCACAAGTGTGAATGTGAGAGACATTGTAGGAATCACCATGAGTGTGAAAGTGCATGGGAGTTTGCTGATGTGCCATAGAAACAGTTTGGCTGACCATGAAAGAGGGAGTCTATACATTTGGGTGAATTAGTGCAAGAATGTGCACTAGGAAAGTAAgaaagtgtaaataaaaatgaGAGTGACAGTGAGTACATGTGCCTGTGCTATTGTGAATATGAGATGGAGTAGGATAAGCTGAGAGCCTCTTCCACCTGCATTCACATTACTGACAGCCACCTGTGTAAAGTCACACAGGCCAAAATCTACCTATACATTTGTGAAGAGGTGTATAGATTTTGGTATTGCCTTGCATTAGTAGTCAGATTCAATAAATTGCCTTAAAGAGTGTTTGAgtctaaaacaataaaaatgatgacCAACTGCAATTGTACCAGAATATAACTACATCTACTGACATTTGATgaattcctttaaatgaatgttaaaaGCTCAATATTAAATCTGAGACACAATGTAGACCTAGATAAATGTAGTATTCAACAAAAAAGACTAAATTCCTGTCAATAAACAACACATCACAGTCACACTGcactggttgaattagcacatgtttatacatgtgagcagtaacgccacgccaAGGCTTCAACCTTGTTACCGGCACGCCGGGTGTAACGCCTCACACAACAggacaaacgtgacaaacaaagacaacaaacgagGTTTTAACTGCACGTGTCTATGACGTCCCACCCTTTGCTCGTTTAACAACTTAAcaggacaaggtaaaaaaaaccccatcttacTTCAGATAGGGAAAAAACCCTTGCCATTAATTTCTACACAAATTTGAGAACTacagaaatatatacaaaacTAACAGGGTATTGGGGTctatagacatgatgtgcaggaagacaaaCAGGCTGTGATCTTAGACTCTGTTTGCCTTCtgttacacccttatcctttcatatctcacgttcactcacacattcacacacatatagatacCCACCTTATTACTTACCAGATGAGCCACTCCAGGATTCCAAAACCTGATTTTACCATGGAATCTCTGAAGGATGGTGACTTAGAGTGAAGATGGAGCTGATCGTGTGCCCGGGAAATGCAGAAGATGGAACGGCTTTTGTGCAGCAGGTGGAGCTGATCTTGAAGCCTTCAGATATGCCCACTATCCTCTGATCTTATATGCCTATTCTAGATGGAACAGCATGTTATTATGACTGGCTGGATTACTCACTCTCATACATACTTACTCCAGCCAGGAGGAATTTATGAATGAAAGGCCAGAGACGATATTATTGTCCGTTGATGTGGCTTCATTCTCCTGGGACTCGAGGAACGACAGATTCCCATCGTATGGGCTGAAAAGCTTTGCTGACGGCTGtgtaaaaggtaaaaataattttagttcAGATGTTACAAAACATGTTATGAGCAAGAAAACAATCTCTGTATttgcttttagattttttttagatttttttttttggttataaaAATAGCAGTTTCTCTGTGTCTCTGCCATGTATTTCATATCATTGTACAATAAAGATTACAATAAAAACATCGAGCCTTTAAAAATAGCAGTGCAATAGTGATGTTTTTGCAGAGACATCTTCCTTATGTGTATAGATATTCATGTCTGTGTGAATATGGTGACTtatgtgtttaatgtttaaatgacttccAGAAATGAACCCACTGCTTTCACATTCATCTGTCACAAATCATGTACTTACTGTGCCTGGCTGGAAAGGGGGCTCTGCTCCTTCCTCTTCCAGCACCACCCAGTCGATGGGCTCAAAGAACGGGTGGCACCTGATGTCTCCTCTGGCCCCGAGCCGTCGCCTCGGCTTCTTTTTAAGGAGCTAAAAGTTCAAAGGGCAATTATTTTAATACCACAGATTTTATACTCACTAAAATACCCATCAATGAAATCACTGCATATGATTGATAGGTTTGCAAGTTAATTATTCAAATTGCTAGTAGGTTAGTTGGAATTAAATTGACAACAGTCATTCAGTCCAGGACAGGTTTTTATGATACATTATAGAACGTGTGGTTTCAGAATGTGACATAAAACTCTTGTAGCTCATTCAAGTTGTTGTATTACCCTATAAGAATGCAAAGGTGATACAATGTTTTAACTAAGGCAATGCTATGGAAATGgggcataaatacatttttgttaaatacTGTACCTCTCTCCCTCTGTTACTACTACCCACCTTTTTCAGCAGATCTATTAGATCATCATCCAGCCAGTTGGGTATTTCAGGCTCATCGTTGATG
This sequence is a window from Xenopus laevis strain J_2021 chromosome 7S, Xenopus_laevis_v10.1, whole genome shotgun sequence. Protein-coding genes within it:
- the LOC121396246 gene encoding aspartate aminotransferase, cytoplasmic-like — protein: METTTLLLPSIFLLLHGNAPEFSIFLLHACAHNPTGTDPTPDEWRKIADVMKRRSLFPFFDSAYQGFASGSLDKDAWAVRFFVSQGFELFCAQSFSKNFGLYNERVGNLTVVGKDGDNVAHVLSQMEKIVSTTWSNPPSQGACIVATTLNTPELFDEWRDNVKTMAERVLLMRAELKSRLEALKTPGTWNHIVNQIGMFSYTGLNPKQVEYLIKEKHIYLMASGRINMCGLTTKNLDYVAQSIYEASTKIQ